CTCCGCTTCCTCATCGGGGATCTGGATGCCGAATTCCTCCTCGAACCGCATCACCAGTTCGACGGTATCGAGCGAATCGGCTCCGAGATCGTCAACGAATCGAGCATTGGGCGTGACTTCGGATTCATCCACGCCCAGCTCCTCGACGATGATCTGTTTCACTCTCTCTTCAATTGATGTGCTCATCGTTGGCGCCTCCTCGCAAGAACTGGAACGATCATTGTAAGCTGATCGGTATCCCTGATCAACCGGCGGCTTTCATCTCTCCAGTCAGCATGTCACTCCGATTCTTCGTTGCCGCATCCTCACCATCTCCTCCAGGGAGCGAGCCCTCGTCTCGGCCGGACAT
The Blastocatellia bacterium DNA segment above includes these coding regions:
- the acpP gene encoding acyl carrier protein, producing MSTSIEERVKQIIVEELGVDESEVTPNARFVDDLGADSLDTVELVMRFEEEFGIQIPDEEAEKITSVRDAIEYIQKHKK